CAAATGGTGATTTAGTACTAACAGCTGACCAAGAAAATTTAGATGGTTTAAATTACTTAGCTGGTAAAACATTACATAGTGTAAATACCATTGCCATGGCCGGGGTTGTTGATGCCCACCATCAGAGTGGTAATGTCCCAAATATCATTTTAGAATTTGCGACAATGGATGCGAAAATGTTTGGTTACTTATCATATTGATTTATGAAAGCGTGTGCAATGTCAGCGTATTTATTAAAAATTAATCCGTTTAATCAACCAGGAGTTGAAATATATAAAACTAATATGTTTAAATTACTGGGCAAACCAGGGAAAGAACATAATTAAAAAAGTAGTTTTGAAAACTACTTTTTTAATTGGTTAATTTGTTTTAATAAGGTTGAAGAAATTTCAGTTAATCCATAATCCGCAATAAAAAAAATTGTTTCGAGATTATTATTTAACTTTTTATTTGCAAATGCTAATTCCATTTCGTATTTCAAATCATTATTATTTCGTAACCCCCGAATAATATAATTTGCTCCTAATTCTTTGGCAAACTCACTTGTTAGACGGTTATCATTTGTTAAAACTTCAATCATTGGATTAATATCAGCACAAATAGCTTTAACAATTTTAGTTCGTTCAAAAATATCACCTTGTTCTTTTTTATCTAAATTAATTGAAACAATAACATATAACTTTTCAAATAACAAACTTGCCTTTTTAATAATATTAATATGTCCTTCATGAATTGGATCAAAACTACCTGGGAAGATTGCTTTCATCGTAACACCCCTGTTCTATGTTTTATTTTATCGCATTTTTTAAAAATATAAAATTAAGTTAAATATATTTTCAAAATTTTATTTGTTATTGTATAATGTTTAAGATTATAGTTATATGGTTTCTTATCACAATTAATAGTAGACAATTTTTTAATTTAGAATGTTAATTAAAAAACTTCAGAAAGGAAGACGATTTATGTCAAAAATTAGTTTTTTTGCCCTTGGGGGGCTAGATGAGCGCGGGAAGAATTTATACTGCGTGGAAGTTGATCAAGATATTTTTGTTTTTGATGCGGGGACAAAAAACCCGGAACGGGGAATTTTAGGAATTGATGTTGTGATTTCTAATTTTGATTATTTAAAAGAAAATCGCAATCGTATTAAAGGGATTTTTATTACTAAACCTTCCGATGAATGTTCAGAAGCAGTGACATATATTTTAAAAGAAGTTGCAATTCCAGTTTATGGAAGTAAACTGACTGCTCATATTTTAAATTTTCACCTACAACGTTTTAAAGTACGGGGAAAAGAAGAACTATTTAAAGTTGTTAACCCCCGCGATGTTATTGAATTCGGACCTTGCAAAGTAGAAGTTATTGCAACGACAACAAACATGCCAAATAGTTATGGTTATGCTTTGCATACTCCCAATGGGGTAATTATTTATACCGGGGATTATATGTTTGATGCAAAAGCTGACCCTGATTTTGCGATGGATATGCAACATTTAACTGACATTGCTACCCATAATAAAGTATTATTATTTTTATCAGAAGCTTCATCAGCCTCACGAATGGATTATACGGCGCCAAACCATAAAATTAAAAGTTATATTGAAAGAGCAGTTAAAGAAGCACAGGGTCGCTTAATTTTAGCTTGTTTTGATCAGGACTTACATAAAATAAATGAATTATTTGATTTAGTGCGGGAAAACAATATTAATGTTGGAATTTATGGTCAAACTTTATTAGAGGCTTTAAAAGTAATTAATGCCAATAACCAAATGAACTTAGAAGGAATTAATCTTAAAACTTTACATGATGTTGTTGATGATGAAAAATCATTAATCATAGTAACAGGAAGTGGTGAACGTTTATATAGTCGGTTAATTAAAATCGCTAGTGGGAATGATGACATTTTGGATATCAAAGAAACCGATACCATTATTTTAGCAACCCCACCCAACCCGGGGAGTGAACTAAACCATGCGAATGTGTTAGATGAGCTAGCCCGTACGGTGGCGAAAACAATTGCCTTATCAGATCGTAAAATTTGAACAATGACCGCTAGTTACGAAGATATTAAATTAATGACTTCGATTTTAAAACCACAATATTTTATTCCGGTTAAAGGGTTATATAAAGACTTTGTCAAAGCAAAACAAGCTGCTAACGAAGCCGGGGTGCCAGTTGAAAACATTTTCTTATGTGATAATGGCGAAAGTGTCAACTTTACAAACGGTGAATTTGATAAAGTAATTGGCAAAGTTAAAACTTCTGACTTATATGTTGATGGAATTGGTGTTGGTGACATTGGCGCTGTGGTATTAAATGAACGAAAACAATTGGCAACCGATGGGGTTGTTATTATTGGAGTTTCAATTGATGCAAAAACAAAAGCCATTACTTCCCTAATTGATACCCAAATGCGGGGGGTAATTTATATTCAAGAAAATAATGATATTTTTAAAAAAATGCAAAAAGTAATTACCGATATTATTGAAAAACACCATAAAAAAGCGATTGCTGGAGAAATGTATGATGTGAATGAAGTTAAAAATGAAATTCGTAGTACCGTGTTATCATTTGTTAAATTGGAAACTGGGAAAACCCCAATTATTTTAGCAATTGTAAATGAAATCTAAAATTTAGGATATCTTTTTAGTTTATGATATATTTATAGTATAAATATTAATATAATAATTTTTTGGTATGGTCATATCTATTATTAATTAATATTTCAAGGGGGCAATTTAATATGAGACGAAATTCTTATGATGATCATCCATTAAATGATCAAAATGAGACGACTGCCATCATTAAAATTGAGAAAAAACAACGCCGAAATGATTCAATCGGGTGAATTATTGGATCATTATTGCTAATTTTCTTTACCATTATTGCGGTTGGTCGAATTACTTTAATTGGACAGTTTATTGATGATGTTATTTTTACTTTTCCCTTTGGATGGTTTAAATACATTGTTTATTTGTTGTGCTTAATATTAGGAATTACTATTTTTATTGGGGTTAAAATAAAGTTAAAAAAACGGGTTCGTTATATGATCCTTGTTTTTGCAATTTTAGTCTGTTGAATGGTAAGCAATGTGTTATTAATTGTGCAATTTGCGCATCATGAAATTAAATATTTTGACCAAGATAATTTTGTTAATATTATGAGTAACTATATTAACCACTGACAAAAAGCATCCATTTTTAATTCTCATCCTCGTAACCCCGTTACTTTTGTGGGCTTTAATGGTGATTGAATTACATTATATGCCGGTGGCGGAATTATTGGAAACTTTATTGCCGCAATTTTTTCTTATTTAACAATTTTTGGTTCATTAGCATTAGCATTATGTTTTACAATGCTATGGTTTAGCTGTATTTTTACTGGTTCGCCAATCGGGATGTTCCGTTCAAAAAATCGACAAAATAGCCATGGGATTCGGGTAGTTAAATTAACGTCTAATAAAAATCGCAAAGCCAATAAAAAAGTCTTGCAAACTAGTATTTATCAATCAATTAATATTCCTGACGATGAAATCTTTTCACCCCGTCAAGTTATGCACACAACCGAATCTTCGGATATTACAATTCAAATGCCTTCCTTTACTGCTGCTCATGATCAACGGTTGATTGAAGATTTAATTGCCGATGATTATCATCAAACTCGAAATAATAAAGATAAAAAGCAAAATTATGTTAATTTTAATGAGCCATCAAATCGCTCCCAACCACCGCGTAAACCTGTTTATATTCCTAGCGAGCATGAATATATTCGTCCCCGCCATCGTCGAGAAGAAAACAACAAATTAAATGACGCCCCATTTTATTCATCAGCATATGGTAATAATGTTGATTTGTCAAAAGCACGGGAAAAATTAAATTCTGAATCAGCAATTACTCCGTTCGGAAAATTATCTAATAACTCAACAATGAAGACAAGTGAACTTCGGCAAACTTCAATTTATGATGAAAATGATCAAACCCAAGAATTTAATATTCCGCCTGTTAATACTCCAGTCAAGAATGAACCTGGATTTTATGATGATTTACCAGAGTTAACTCCGGAACCACAGCAACCCCCAAAAAGTTATGTTTCACAAACTGATCAAATTTTAGAAGCGCATAATAAAGCAATTAATCGTCAGTTAAATCGCCATAATCCTAATTATTCTGAATCCCCACAACCAATTTCACAACCACGAAATGTTGAAATTAATAAAAATGCGGCAGTTAATCCTAAAAAATTAACAATTAATGAAAGTTATGAATTACCAAAATTAAGTTTATTAAATGAAAAAGTAGTTAACCATCAAAATAATGAAATTAATAAACAAGCGGCCCAAAATAAAGCGTTAAAAATTAATGAAGTTTTTCAGCAGTTTAATGTTGCAGCGAGTGTCCAAGGAATTAACATTGGTCCAACGATTACTAAGTTTGAAATCCATATGCAGCCAGGGGTAAAAGTTAATAAAATTACTAGTTTAGAAAATGATTTAAAATATGCTTTAGCAACCCAAAATGTGCGGATTGAAGCTCCAATTCAAGGAAAATCTGCGGTCGGAATTGAAATTGCTAACCAAATTAGTAATAAGGTAACCTTACGGGAAATTATGGAAAAAACTCCATTAGAAAAACAGAATAATAAATTATTAGTTGCGATAGGCCGTAGTGTAAATGGTGAAATTATTTTTATTGAATTAGATAAGATGCCCCATTTATTAGTTGCCGGGTCAACGGGAAGCGGGAAGTCAGTATCAATTAACACAATTTTATCTTCTTTACTATTGCGAACAAAACCTCATGAAGTTAAGCTATTATTAATTGACCCAAAACAGGTTGAATTAGCAGTTTACAATAATTTACCACATTTACTAGCTCCAGTAATCTCGGATACAAAATTAGCAAATGGGGCGTTAAAAAAAGTTATTGGGGAAATGGAACGTAGGTATAGTATTTTATCGGAAAAAGGTGTTCGTAATATTGAAACTTATAATGCGAAAGTTAAAACAGAAGATAAGTTACCATACATTGTTGTTGTTATTGACGAACTTGCTGATTTAATGATGACAGCGGGAAAAGACATTGAAGATTCTATTATGCGGATTACCCAGTTAGCTCGTGCAGCAGGAATTCATATGATTATTGCCACTCAGCGTCCATCAACTGATGTTATTACCGGAGTTATTAAAACTAATATTCCATCCCGAATTGCGTTTGCGGTAGCTTCCTCAATTGATTCCCGAACTATTTTAGATCAAACCGGAGCCGAAAAACTAATTGGGTATGGAGATATGTTGTATGCTCCTGCAGGGCAAAATATTCCGACTCGTGCCCAAGGAGCTTATATTTCCGATGAAGAAATTGAACGGTTAGTTCAGTATTGTCGTAGTCAACAAGAACCAGAATATGAAGAGGAATTTTTAAATATTGACCAACCAGGGGGCAAAGAACCAGGTGATCAAAATGATTTAGACCCCTTATATCATGAAATTAAACGGTTTGTGATTCTGAACCAAAAAGCGTCAACTTCACTAATTCAACGAAAATTCTCGATTGGATATAACCGGGCAAGTCGGCTAATTGATTTATTAGAAGATAATGGCGTTATTGGACCTCAAAATGGTGCAAAGCCCCGAGAAGTTTATATCCAAAATCTTGATTTAGAAGATAATGAATGATAGAGAAAATCCTTAATTAAATTAAGGATTTTTTTGTTGATAATTATTTTTGTGGTTACTAGTTTTAATTTAAAAAATATTTAACCTTTTTTTAAAAATATGTTACAATTATGTGACCTAACTATGAAACAAAGGAGGTATTTTGATGCGCAAGGAAGTTACAACCAATAGTCTAGTAACTATTGATAATGCTTTAGTTTGTAAATATTGTCAAAATAATATTGAAAATATTAAAGTTTTTCTTCGAACAAGAATATTTCCCAATTTATGGAATGAAGAGCTGCTATTATTACCGCTTGCCCAGGGGGCAAAGTTTTGTCAAGAACAACCATCCACAATTAATATTGCAATCATTAATTGCCATTTTAAGCAATACTATTTAATTTATTCAGAAAGTAAAGAAAAAAATCAACATCATAATGTTAAATTTAATCCAAAGGTGTTAGAAAAAGCTGACCAATGAAATCGTCAAGATCATAATGTACAAATGAATCTTGCCAATGCCAAGATTCCACCTGCAAAATTTTACTCAGCGTTACAAATTAAACCTAATTTAATTAAAACAGTAGTAAAAACCAAGAAAAAATTTAAGGCAACTCTTATCTTTACAATGATATTTTTATTAGTTGTCGGGTTATCGTTAGGAGCATGGCAAGGAATAAAATTATTTACTAATTCAACTGGGTCTGGTGAAAATAGACCCGTTGTTCCAATTATTAATCCCCGTGATTTAGGTAATTTATCAAAAGACTTAACGGGGGATTATCAAAATTATTATATTAATATTAATGATACCTCGGAAAATAGTTTACGATCAGCTATTAAACAAGTTGTACACTATGACAATAGTTTATTAGATCCTAATTTAATAAGTTTAATAGACCATCCATTAGCAACTTTACAAACAAATAATGTCCTAGACCATTAAAAACAAATAATATTGCAATCGATATTACAGTTCCTACCCAAGCGAGTTTGTTGTGAAATGGGAAAGCCACTATTAATTTAACAGTCCATAATTCTGGCCAAAAAATTAAAACATTTGATAAATCAATTGTTAATGTTAATCAAGTTAATAACCATCAATATGTTTTAACTTCTGATGATATTATTTATGATGCTAATAATGATTGAGAACAAGTTTTAACTTTATCTTCACAAGTAATGCAAATGGATGTTTCTAACATTAATGGTACTCAAGAACTTTATGGTTTTACAAAAGATAATAATTTATTTTTTATTGGGAAAAATAAAAAAGTAATTAGCCGTATTTTTAAACCCAACGGGATGTATTTCACAAAAACAATTAAAAAAACTTTACTAATCCCATTTGATTTAAACAATATTTATTATAAAAGACTTTTCTTTCTTATTTTAACAACTGATGGGTTTTTATATCAATTAGTGTTTTATCCACATTACAATACTTTTCATGTTGTAAAAGAAATTGACAGTTTAACAATAATGCCTGAAGAAGTTAATGATATTTATTATAATCCTTTGTCAAATAGTGTTGATGTTTATTACCAAACTAACTTTATTTCTTTTCCCATTAAATTAGATTTTAATATTGAACGTGATGTTAAGATAGAGCATATTCAGATTTCAAATGATTTTAAATTTGCTAAAATTTTTTATAAGAATGGATTGGAAATCAAAGTAATAAAATCTGCTAAGAGCAATCTTGTGGATGGTTTCATAATTATAGCTAATAAGATTCGACGTGAATTTATATTCCGACTGAATTATGTTGATATTTTAAATATCATCATGGATGATTCTGATAGCAATAAAATTAAATATATTTTAGCCCGTAATTATGATGAAACTTTAAAAAAAGATAACATTCAATTACTTAAAATTAATGATGATATCAGCACCGATAATTTAGGAGATCATTATGAAGTAGTATTAGAAAATTTAACTAATAATTTTTTTGAAGATGCTAACGGTCATTTGTATGTGTTTGGTAAGCAAAATAATGGGTTAACTCCATTATATTCTTCACAAAATGATTGACAGCAACCAATAACTTATTTTAATGAAGAGTTTTTGAACTATCAAGTGCAATTTGCGAAGACAACCCTAGATAACTTTTATCTTTACACAAAAAATAGTGTTTATAAATTTTAGAATAAACTATTAAGGTAATTTTGAATATTATCTGGTAGTTTATTTTATTTTAAAAAAAATATTAAAATAAATTCCTTTATTTATAATTTATATATATAATATGTTTGTAATAAATAATTTATTTAGTTAATTTTTAGATATTAGCAAATATTGCTATATAATTAATTTATAAATTTTGGGGAGAAAATACATATTAAGGTGATCAGTAAAATGGCAAGAAAGAAAAAAAATGTAGATATAACACTGGAAAAATTAAATAATATTTCATTGAAATTAACAGATATTGAATTTCGTTATCGCGAAAATCATCCCAACGCTGTTGATGGGGTTAGTTTTGAAATTAACCATGGTGAATATGTGACTATTATTGGTCATAATGGTAGTGGGAAGTCAACAATTAGTAAGATCATTATTGGTGTTTTACGTCCTCAAAATGGTAGTGTTGAAATTTTTGGAAATGTGATGACTAATTCAAAAATGAATGGGATTCGAAAATTTTTAGGAATTGTTTTTCAAAATCCAGATAATCAGTTTATTGGTTCAACCGTTCGTGATGATATTGCTTTTGGTTTAGAAAATCGCCGTATTCCCCAACCGGAAATGCAACCAATTATTGAAAGAGTGGCAAAACAAGTTGGAATGCTAGATTTTCTAAACCATGAACCCTTAATGCTATCTGGGGGACAGAAACAGCGTGTGGCGATTGCGTCAGCATTAGCTTTACAACCAGAAATATTAATTTTTGATGAAGCAACTAGTATGTTGGATCCCAAAGGAAAAAAAGAAGTTAAACAAATTATGGTTGATTTAAAAAACACTCGTGAAAAAACGATTATTTCAATTACCCACGATATGGATGAAATTTTAAATGCGGATAAGGTGATTGTGATGAATAAGGGGAAAATGGTTAAGTGTGGGAAACCAGAAGAAATTTTATATGATGAAGATTTCTTACGTTCAATTCATTTAGATGTGCCGTTTGTTTCCAAAATGATTGATTTTTTAAAGGCAGCTGGATTAAGTGTTAAGAACACCTTAAGTTTAGAGGAGTTGGTGGATGAAATATGTCAAAAATAAAAAATAAAAAAAATGATGAAGTTAAAAATTTAGAAAGTAGCGACATTGTTTTTACTAATGTTTCGCATGTTTATGCGCCGAAAACTCCGTATGAATTTAAATCGCTAGAAAATATTAATTTAACTCTTTCGCCGGGGAAAATTATCGCAATTATTGGTTCAACAGGAAGTGGAAAATCAACTTTAATTCAACATATTAATGGATTATTAATTCCAACCACTGGTGAAGTTAATGCGAATGGTTTTATTATTAAAGCTAAGCAAAAGAAAATTAAAAATATTAAACAATTGCGTAAAACCATTGGTTTAGTCTTCCAATTTCCAGAGTATCAATTATTTGAAGAAACCATTGAAAAGGATATTATGTTTGGACCAGTACACTTGGGTGAAAAAAAAGAAGTTGCCCGGGAAAATGCTAAAAAATATTTAGAAATGGTGGGGTTGCCCCTGAGTTATCTTGAACGGTCACCCTTTGACTTATCCGGAGGACAAAAACGAAGAGTAGCTATTGCCGGGATTTTAACAATGGAAGGAAATACTTTAATCTTAGATGAACCAACCGCCGGGTTAGATCCTGAAGGAGAAGAAGATTTTATTGATCTTTTCAATCGCATTAATAAAGAGCAACAAAAGCGTATTATTCTCGTTACCCATAATATGGATCATGTGCTCCAAATTGCTGATGAAGTTATTGCAATGAAAGAAGGAAAAGTTTTAAAAGTCGGAACTCCCTTCGATATTTTCCGCAATAAAGAATTATTAGAGGAATTATTGATTGAACCACCAAAAATTTATAATTTAATTTATAAACTACAAGAAAAAGGCTTAGATTTAACTAACCACGATATTCGTAACATGGCACAATTAGCCGCAGAAATTGTTAAAATGAAAAAGAAATAAGAAAGGTTGTGTAAACAATGAGATTATCATTTGGGCGTTATATTGCTTATAATTCTCCGATTCATCGAATTGATCCTCGTGTTAAATTATTCATGTTAATTGCATTGATGGCTTCAATCTTTTTTTCAACTGGTTTTAGTGGCTATGTGTTATTAGGTTGTACAGTGTTAACAATTTTCTTTATGGCTCATTTACGAGCACGAATGCTTTTTTCCTTATTAAAACCAATTTTATTTATGTTTACGGTGTTACTAATTATTAACTGTTTTTTAATTACTAATGGCTATATTGGTTGACACTGAGGAGGAAAAGCAGAAGCGTTAGGACCATCAGCCCCTGGGGGAAAAGCATGATTTTGCTTTTCTGAAAAAGCTGTGTTTAATGCTTTGTATATGGCCTGCCGGATTTATTTGATGATTATGATTACAACAATCTTAACTGCCACAACCCAGCCTTTAGACTTAACATTAGCTTTAGAAGACTTACTAAGCCCATTAAAATTAGTAAAGTTTCCAGTTCATATTTTATCAACAATTATTTCAATTGCTCTAAGAATGATTCCGACGTTAATTGAAGAAGCCGGGCGAATTATGAAGGCCCAAGCTTCGCGGGGAGTTGATTTTAAGAATGGTCATTTTAAAGATAAAATTAAATCTACCACATCTTTAATTATTCCATTATTAGTGTCAGCTTTCCAAAAGGCGGAAGATTTAGCTTATGCGATGGATGCGCGTGGTTATGATCCGCATGCAAAACGTACGCGCTATCGCCATTACCATATTAATTTTACCGATATTATTATCTTTATTTTTGTAGCTGGAATTGCTAGTGTTGTTATTGCCCAGTGAGCAACCATGGGCACAAGCGAAACATTCTATAATGTTTGGCATTGAGAAGGTAGCGGCTGAGTTTTTGGCAAAATTAAAACCGGATTTATTCCCCTACGGATTCCGCACATTGATGATTTTGTAATGGGTTGATAAGAATGTATTTACTATTAACTTTACAATATGATGGTTATGATTATCATGGCTGAGTAAAACAAAAAAATGCTAAGACAATTCAGGGTGAATTAGAAAAGGCATTTTTTCGTGTTTCTCACCAACAATTATGGATGCTAGGATCAAGTAAAACCGATCAACAAGTTCATGCCTGAGATCAAAAGGTTTTAGTTAAACTGTCGTTTATTCCTAAGGATGTCGGGTTTTTTATCAAAACTGTTAGTGCTTCATTACCATTAGATATTAATATTAAAGATTATGAAATCCGGGATGAAAATTTTGGAGTGCGCAATGTTTTAGAAAAAGAATATGTTTATACAATTAATGATGGGGCGGTTGATATTTTTAATTGCCGTTATGAATTAAAATATCCAAGATCCTTAGATGTTAACAAATTAAATCAAATTGCCCAAGTTTTTGTAGGAACCCATGATTTTTTTAATTTTTCGGGAGTTAAAAAATGAGAAAGTATTAATACTATCCGAACAATTAATAAAATTTGGGTTGAACGCAATGGTCATCATAAAATTTTAATCCATGTTCAAGCCAAGGCATTTATTCGTTACCAAATTCGGATGATGGTTCAAAATATTTTAGCGTGCTATGAAGGCAAAATTAGTTTAGCGGACATTAAAACGCAGTTAGCAAACCTTCCAGGGAGCAAAAAAACAAGTTTTTGTGCCAAACCCTATGGGTTATGTTTAGTAAAGATTACTTATTAAAAGATAGGGAATTATGATATAATATATACAAATAGAAATTATGGTCATTTTTATCAAAATGTGATGGGGTGCTAAATATTATGAGTATAAATTCAAATTTTTATATTGTTCCGAATGAAGAAGGATTTTTAGTTAAATCAGCAGCAAATGATGAGGTCGCATTATTTCGTTCACGTCGTGATGCTGAAGTTTTTATGTCTAGTTTAGAAACACCACAAAATCCGACTTATGTTCCTTTTCAACAACCGCCAGTGGTCCAACCAGTAATGCCGCCAACTTATCCAATGTACCAACCACCAGTGGCACCAACTTCTTCACCACAAGTATTCTTTATTCAACAGCCAGCCCAACAAACACCAATGATGTATCCATTTTATCCAATGGGGTTTCCGGGGATGTACCCACCTAATGGTTCTTGTGGTAGTTTTTGTGAACATCGGTGCTATGGTCATGATCATGGTGAACATCATCACCACCAATTTTATGGA
The sequence above is drawn from the Spiroplasma eriocheiris genome and encodes:
- the coaD gene encoding pantetheine-phosphate adenylyltransferase, producing the protein MKAIFPGSFDPIHEGHINIIKKASLLFEKLYVIVSINLDKKEQGDIFERTKIVKAICADINPMIEVLTNDNRLTSEFAKELGANYIIRGLRNNNDLKYEMELAFANKKLNNNLETIFFIADYGLTEISSTLLKQINQLKK
- a CDS encoding energy-coupling factor transporter transmembrane component T family protein produces the protein MRLSFGRYIAYNSPIHRIDPRVKLFMLIALMASIFFSTGFSGYVLLGCTVLTIFFMAHLRARMLFSLLKPILFMFTVLLIINCFLITNGYIGWHWGGKAEALGPSAPGGKAWFCFSEKAVFNALYMACRIYLMIMITTILTATTQPLDLTLALEDLLSPLKLVKFPVHILSTIISIALRMIPTLIEEAGRIMKAQASRGVDFKNGHFKDKIKSTTSLIIPLLVSAFQKAEDLAYAMDARGYDPHAKRTRYRHYHINFTDIIIFIFVAGIASVVIAQWATMGTSETFYNVWHWEGSGWVFGKIKTGFIPLRIPHIDDFVMGW
- a CDS encoding tRNA pseudouridine synthase A produces the protein MYLLLTLQYDGYDYHGWVKQKNAKTIQGELEKAFFRVSHQQLWMLGSSKTDQQVHAWDQKVLVKLSFIPKDVGFFIKTVSASLPLDINIKDYEIRDENFGVRNVLEKEYVYTINDGAVDIFNCRYELKYPRSLDVNKLNQIAQVFVGTHDFFNFSGVKKWESINTIRTINKIWVERNGHHKILIHVQAKAFIRYQIRMMVQNILACYEGKISLADIKTQLANLPGSKKTSFCAKPYGLCLVKITY
- a CDS encoding energy-coupling factor transporter ATPase, with the translated sequence MSKIKNKKNDEVKNLESSDIVFTNVSHVYAPKTPYEFKSLENINLTLSPGKIIAIIGSTGSGKSTLIQHINGLLIPTTGEVNANGFIIKAKQKKIKNIKQLRKTIGLVFQFPEYQLFEETIEKDIMFGPVHLGEKKEVARENAKKYLEMVGLPLSYLERSPFDLSGGQKRRVAIAGILTMEGNTLILDEPTAGLDPEGEEDFIDLFNRINKEQQKRIILVTHNMDHVLQIADEVIAMKEGKVLKVGTPFDIFRNKELLEELLIEPPKIYNLIYKLQEKGLDLTNHDIRNMAQLAAEIVKMKKK
- a CDS encoding ribonuclease J, with the protein product MSKISFFALGGLDERGKNLYCVEVDQDIFVFDAGTKNPERGILGIDVVISNFDYLKENRNRIKGIFITKPSDECSEAVTYILKEVAIPVYGSKLTAHILNFHLQRFKVRGKEELFKVVNPRDVIEFGPCKVEVIATTTNMPNSYGYALHTPNGVIIYTGDYMFDAKADPDFAMDMQHLTDIATHNKVLLFLSEASSASRMDYTAPNHKIKSYIERAVKEAQGRLILACFDQDLHKINELFDLVRENNINVGIYGQTLLEALKVINANNQMNLEGINLKTLHDVVDDEKSLIIVTGSGERLYSRLIKIASGNDDILDIKETDTIILATPPNPGSELNHANVLDELARTVAKTIALSDRKIWTMTASYEDIKLMTSILKPQYFIPVKGLYKDFVKAKQAANEAGVPVENIFLCDNGESVNFTNGEFDKVIGKVKTSDLYVDGIGVGDIGAVVLNERKQLATDGVVIIGVSIDAKTKAITSLIDTQMRGVIYIQENNDIFKKMQKVITDIIEKHHKKAIAGEMYDVNEVKNEIRSTVLSFVKLETGKTPIILAIVNEI
- a CDS encoding DNA translocase FtsK; the encoded protein is MRRNSYDDHPLNDQNETTAIIKIEKKQRRNDSIGWIIGSLLLIFFTIIAVGRITLIGQFIDDVIFTFPFGWFKYIVYLLCLILGITIFIGVKIKLKKRVRYMILVFAILVCWMVSNVLLIVQFAHHEIKYFDQDNFVNIMSNYINHWQKASIFNSHPRNPVTFVGFNGDWITLYAGGGIIGNFIAAIFSYLTIFGSLALALCFTMLWFSCIFTGSPIGMFRSKNRQNSHGIRVVKLTSNKNRKANKKVLQTSIYQSINIPDDEIFSPRQVMHTTESSDITIQMPSFTAAHDQRLIEDLIADDYHQTRNNKDKKQNYVNFNEPSNRSQPPRKPVYIPSEHEYIRPRHRREENNKLNDAPFYSSAYGNNVDLSKAREKLNSESAITPFGKLSNNSTMKTSELRQTSIYDENDQTQEFNIPPVNTPVKNEPGFYDDLPELTPEPQQPPKSYVSQTDQILEAHNKAINRQLNRHNPNYSESPQPISQPRNVEINKNAAVNPKKLTINESYELPKLSLLNEKVVNHQNNEINKQAAQNKALKINEVFQQFNVAASVQGINIGPTITKFEIHMQPGVKVNKITSLENDLKYALATQNVRIEAPIQGKSAVGIEIANQISNKVTLREIMEKTPLEKQNNKLLVAIGRSVNGEIIFIELDKMPHLLVAGSTGSGKSVSINTILSSLLLRTKPHEVKLLLIDPKQVELAVYNNLPHLLAPVISDTKLANGALKKVIGEMERRYSILSEKGVRNIETYNAKVKTEDKLPYIVVVIDELADLMMTAGKDIEDSIMRITQLARAAGIHMIIATQRPSTDVITGVIKTNIPSRIAFAVASSIDSRTILDQTGAEKLIGYGDMLYAPAGQNIPTRAQGAYISDEEIERLVQYCRSQQEPEYEEEFLNIDQPGGKEPGDQNDLDPLYHEIKRFVILNQKASTSLIQRKFSIGYNRASRLIDLLEDNGVIGPQNGAKPREVYIQNLDLEDNEW
- a CDS encoding energy-coupling factor transporter ATPase, producing the protein MARKKKNVDITLEKLNNISLKLTDIEFRYRENHPNAVDGVSFEINHGEYVTIIGHNGSGKSTISKIIIGVLRPQNGSVEIFGNVMTNSKMNGIRKFLGIVFQNPDNQFIGSTVRDDIAFGLENRRIPQPEMQPIIERVAKQVGMLDFLNHEPLMLSGGQKQRVAIASALALQPEILIFDEATSMLDPKGKKEVKQIMVDLKNTREKTIISITHDMDEILNADKVIVMNKGKMVKCGKPEEILYDEDFLRSIHLDVPFVSKMIDFLKAAGLSVKNTLSLEELVDEICQK